A window of the Citrus sinensis cultivar Valencia sweet orange chromosome 9, DVS_A1.0, whole genome shotgun sequence genome harbors these coding sequences:
- the LOC102617758 gene encoding ribonuclease 3-like protein 2: MNPESFTLPRATVTDYRLLKEAMLTSLPSPEMEDAVFYVENIINYNFKNKRLLEEALTHSSYTDSTSYQRLEFIGDAALGLALSNYVFLAYPQLDPGQLSLLRAANISTEKLARVAVKHGFYKFVRHSAAALDDKVREFAEAVSQEDNTAVYGGSIKAPKVLADIVESIAAAIYVDIDFDLQKLWMIFRGLLEPIVTLEELQQQPQPVTLLFKLCQKNGKQVDIKHWRKNRKNIASVYVDGSFVASASSEQKEIAKLNAAREALEKLAQSMPVNCDVCEIFDDIDEKFEIEAAKQKLHELCGKKKWPKPSYKIEKDEGPSHDKKFMSAVQIATTDGVLFITGDEKSRVKDAENSAASMMLRALRESTYLC, from the exons atgaacCCCGAGTCCTTCACGCTCCCACGCGCCACCGTCACCGATTACCGGCTGCTGAAGGAGGCGATGCTAACCTCCCTCCCGTCTCCCGAGATGGAAGACGCAGTTTTCTACGTGGAGAACATCATCAACTACAACTTCAAAAACAAACGCCTCCTCGAAGAAGCCTTGACGCACTCCTCGTACACCGATTCGACGTCGTATCAGCGGCTCGAGTTCATTGGCGATGCCGCCTTGGGCTTGGCCTTGAGTAATTATGTGTTCTTGGCTTACCCTCAGTTGGATCCTGGACAGCTGTCGCTTCTACGCGCCGCCAATATTAGTACCGAGAAATTAGCGCGCGTGGCCGTCAAGCACGGATTTTATAAGTTCGTCAGACACAGTGCTGCTGCTCTTGATGATAAG GTTAGGGAGTTTGCCGAAGCAGTGAGCCAAGAAGATAATACGGCTGTGTATGGTGGATCAATAAAAGCACCAAAGGTTCTTGCCGATATTGTTGAATCCATAGCGGCTGCAATTTACGTAGACATTGATTTTGATCTCCAAAAGCTCTGGATG ATCTTTAGGGGTCTTTTAGAGCCAATTGTAACCCTTGAAGAATTACAGCAACAGCCCCAACCAGTTACACTATTGTTTAAGTTATGTCAGAAAAATGGAAAGCAAGTTGATATCAAGCACTGGAGAAAGAACAGAAAAAATATTGCCAGTGTATACGTGGACGGCAGTTTTGTAGCCTCGGCTTCTTCCGAGCAGAAGGAAATTGCTAAGCTTAATGCTGCAAGGGAAGCTTTGGAAAAGTTAGCACAATCAATGCCAGTTAATTGTGATGTCTGTGAAATTTTTGATGATATTGATGAGAAGTTTGAGATTGAAGCAGCCAAACAGAAATTGCATGAACTCTGCGGAAAGAAGAAGTGGCCCAAACCAAGTTACAA GATTGAGAAAGATGAGGGTCCTTCACATGATAAGAAATTTATGTCTGCAGTTCAGATTGCAACTACAGATGGTGTGCTTTTTATCACGGGAGATGAAAAATCAAGAGTAAAGGATGCAGAGAATTCTGCCGCTTCCATGATGCTTCGTGCCTTGCGTGAATCCACTTATCTCTGCTAA